The proteins below come from a single Nitrospinota bacterium genomic window:
- a CDS encoding helix-turn-helix transcriptional regulator: MPKRLFYICYQILEIISRINMIGDNVKKFRNKKGLTQDRLARKADIPYTTFTKSESNIVKKPSVQTVAKIAKALDVGMEELIRQTLGKCKI; this comes from the coding sequence ATGCCAAAAAGGTTATTTTATATATGTTACCAAATATTGGAAATAATATCAAGGATTAATATGATCGGTGATAATGTAAAGAAATTTCGAAATAAAAAAGGTCTTACACAAGACCGTCTTGCAAGAAAAGCCGATATTCCCTACACTACTTTTACAAAGTCAGAATCCAACATTGTTAAGAAACCTTCTGTTCAGACAGTGGCGAAAATCGCCAAAGCGTTAGATGTTGGCATGGAGGAATTAATAAGACAAACTCTA